The following proteins are encoded in a genomic region of Burkholderia pyrrocinia:
- a CDS encoding rhodanese-like domain-containing protein: MQILTPAMLAEWLGDTARPAPVVLDVREPWEIATAHIAGSVSIPMQQIPARSEELDDEAEIVCVCHHGMRSAQVAMFLESRGFTKLYNLQGGIDAWSRDVDPSVPRY, translated from the coding sequence ATGCAGATCCTGACGCCCGCAATGCTCGCGGAATGGCTCGGCGATACGGCGCGCCCTGCGCCGGTCGTGCTCGACGTGCGTGAGCCGTGGGAAATCGCGACCGCGCACATCGCCGGCAGCGTGTCGATCCCGATGCAGCAGATCCCCGCGCGCAGCGAAGAGCTCGACGACGAAGCGGAAATCGTCTGCGTGTGCCATCACGGAATGCGCAGTGCGCAGGTCGCGATGTTCCTCGAATCGCGCGGCTTCACGAAGCTGTACAACCTGCAAGGCGGGATCGACGCGTGGTCGCGCGACGTCGATCCGTCCGTGCCGCGTTACTGA
- a CDS encoding protein-L-isoaspartate O-methyltransferase family protein, giving the protein MNIENARFNMIEQQIRPWDVLDLDILGLLSIVKRENYVQAEHRDLAFADLELPLPGGRSKMLFPRVEARVLQELTVKKHENVLLIGAGSGYLAALFAHRAQHVTAVEIDPAIAKFAEDNLRNDGVTNVEVVLGDGSRGWAGKAPYDVICVAGGLPVVPQEMLEQLKIGGRLSAFVGGRPVMKAQIITRIDDKQYRVADVFETYIDHLVNAIEPSRFKF; this is encoded by the coding sequence ATGAATATCGAAAACGCGCGTTTCAACATGATCGAACAGCAGATCCGGCCGTGGGACGTGCTGGATCTGGACATCCTGGGCCTGCTGTCGATCGTCAAGCGTGAAAACTACGTTCAGGCCGAACACCGCGATCTCGCGTTCGCCGATCTCGAACTGCCGCTGCCCGGCGGCCGCAGCAAGATGCTGTTCCCGCGCGTCGAAGCGCGCGTGCTGCAGGAGCTGACGGTCAAGAAGCACGAGAACGTGCTCCTGATCGGCGCGGGCTCGGGCTACCTGGCCGCGCTGTTCGCCCATCGCGCGCAGCACGTGACGGCCGTCGAGATCGATCCGGCGATCGCGAAGTTCGCGGAAGACAACCTTCGCAACGACGGCGTGACGAACGTGGAAGTCGTGCTCGGCGACGGTTCGCGCGGCTGGGCCGGCAAGGCGCCGTACGACGTGATCTGCGTCGCGGGCGGCCTGCCCGTCGTGCCGCAGGAGATGCTCGAACAGCTGAAGATCGGCGGCCGCCTGTCGGCGTTCGTCGGCGGCCGTCCGGTAATGAAGGCGCAGATCATCACGCGCATCGACGACAAGCAGTACCGCGTCGCCGACGTGTTCGAAACCTACATCGACCACCTGGTCAACGCGATCGAGCCGTCGCGCTTCAAATTCTGA
- the hemN gene encoding oxygen-independent coproporphyrinogen III oxidase, whose amino-acid sequence MRSGSADTMFRPDLLAKYGANGPRYTSYPTALQFRDDFDPADYARAASDPGASSSELSLYFHIPFCNTACFYCGCNKIATNNRRRARPYLDQLKREMALQAALFDPARPVTQLHWGGGTPTFLSDDETAELMAATREHFALAPDADAEFSIEIDPRTVTPATLVHLRTIGFNRLSLGVQDFDPVVQQAINRIQPLAMTADLLGAARATGFHSVSVDLIYGLPHQTVAVFARTLETIIELAPDRLSVFGYAHMPHLFKMQRQIDDATLPPPETRIALLGLAIDMLTSAGYVYIGMDHFARPSDELVHAQRNGTLQRNFQGYSTRADTDLVGFGVSSIGKVGDIYTQNAKDLPAYGAALDAGRLPIARGVRLTPDDRLRRDVITQLMCNLELPFSHVEAAHGIRFADHFARELDALRPFERDGLLTIAGDRLTIHPAGRMVVRNIAMAFDAYLGQTPRQRYSRTV is encoded by the coding sequence ATGCGTTCTGGTTCTGCCGACACAATGTTCCGTCCCGATTTGCTCGCGAAGTACGGCGCGAACGGGCCGCGCTATACGTCGTACCCCACCGCGCTACAGTTCCGCGACGATTTCGACCCGGCTGACTATGCGCGCGCGGCGAGCGACCCCGGCGCGTCGTCGAGCGAGCTGTCGCTGTACTTCCACATCCCGTTCTGCAACACCGCGTGCTTCTACTGCGGCTGCAACAAGATCGCGACCAACAACCGCCGCCGCGCGCGTCCGTATCTCGACCAGCTCAAGCGCGAGATGGCGCTGCAGGCCGCGCTGTTCGATCCGGCGCGTCCCGTCACGCAGCTGCACTGGGGCGGCGGCACGCCGACCTTCCTGTCCGACGACGAAACGGCCGAGCTGATGGCGGCCACCCGCGAGCACTTCGCGCTCGCGCCGGACGCCGACGCCGAGTTCTCGATCGAGATCGACCCGCGCACGGTCACGCCGGCGACGCTCGTCCACCTGCGCACGATCGGCTTCAACCGGCTGAGCCTCGGCGTGCAGGATTTCGATCCGGTCGTGCAGCAGGCGATCAACCGCATTCAGCCGCTCGCGATGACGGCCGACCTGCTCGGCGCCGCGCGCGCGACGGGCTTCCATTCGGTGAGCGTCGACCTGATCTACGGGCTGCCGCACCAGACGGTCGCCGTGTTCGCGCGCACGCTCGAGACGATCATCGAACTCGCGCCCGACCGGCTGTCGGTGTTCGGCTACGCGCACATGCCGCACCTGTTCAAGATGCAGCGGCAGATCGACGATGCGACGCTGCCGCCGCCCGAAACGCGCATCGCGCTACTCGGCCTCGCGATCGACATGCTGACGTCGGCCGGCTACGTGTACATCGGGATGGACCACTTCGCGCGGCCGTCCGACGAACTCGTGCACGCCCAGCGCAACGGCACGCTGCAGCGCAATTTCCAGGGCTACAGCACGCGCGCGGATACCGATCTCGTCGGTTTCGGCGTGTCGTCGATCGGCAAGGTCGGCGACATCTACACGCAAAATGCGAAGGACCTGCCCGCGTACGGCGCCGCGCTCGACGCGGGCCGGCTGCCGATCGCGCGCGGCGTGCGGCTCACGCCCGACGACCGGCTGCGCCGCGACGTGATCACGCAGCTGATGTGCAACCTCGAACTGCCGTTCTCGCATGTCGAGGCCGCGCACGGCATCCGCTTCGCCGATCATTTCGCGCGCGAGCTCGACGCGCTGCGCCCGTTCGAGCGCGACGGGCTGCTGACGATCGCGGGCGATCGCCTGACGATCCATCCGGCCGGCCGGATGGTCGTGCGCAACATCGCGATGGCGTTCGACGCGTATCTCGGCCAGACGCCGCGGCAGCGCTACTCGCGCACGGTTTAA
- a CDS encoding YkgJ family cysteine cluster protein, whose translation MPVRPAPADVPPSHACREGCGACCIAPSISSPIPGMPDGKPAGVRCVQLGDDLRCRIFGRPERPACCSGLQPSADMCGASRDDALAWLTRLEAATQPSHRGGSGR comes from the coding sequence ATGCCTGTCCGCCCGGCGCCCGCCGATGTCCCGCCGTCGCACGCGTGCCGCGAGGGCTGCGGTGCGTGCTGCATCGCGCCGTCGATTTCCAGCCCGATTCCGGGCATGCCCGACGGCAAGCCGGCCGGCGTGCGCTGCGTACAACTCGGCGACGACCTGCGCTGCCGGATCTTCGGCCGGCCCGAGCGTCCCGCGTGCTGTTCGGGACTGCAGCCGTCCGCCGACATGTGCGGCGCGTCGCGCGACGACGCGCTCGCGTGGCTCACGCGCCTCGAGGCCGCGACGCAGCCGTCGCATCGTGGCGGCTCGGGGCGGTAG
- a CDS encoding DUF1439 domain-containing protein has product MTASCAPGRRSFLVACVGAVGVTLSLAACASTFPFIPDHYTFSRGDVQKAVARKFPYQKTVAQVVDVSLVNPAVNLLPDQNRVAVQLDAHFASPFLRAPVSGKFIVSGQLAYDAPSRSVVLRAPAVDSLVLDGDAQMYAQQVGAAAGLLATQVLTNYPIYTFKPEQLQFAGVNYEPGTITILTNGIRVAIVEK; this is encoded by the coding sequence ATGACCGCATCTTGCGCGCCTGGCCGGCGCAGTTTTCTCGTCGCATGCGTCGGCGCCGTCGGCGTGACGCTTTCGCTCGCCGCCTGCGCGTCGACATTTCCGTTCATCCCCGATCACTACACGTTCTCGCGCGGCGACGTGCAGAAAGCCGTCGCGCGCAAGTTCCCGTATCAGAAGACGGTCGCGCAGGTCGTCGACGTGTCGCTCGTGAACCCTGCCGTCAACCTGCTGCCCGACCAGAACCGCGTCGCCGTGCAACTCGATGCGCATTTCGCGAGCCCGTTCCTGCGCGCGCCCGTCAGCGGCAAATTCATCGTGTCGGGCCAGCTCGCGTACGACGCGCCGAGCCGCTCGGTCGTACTGAGGGCGCCGGCCGTCGACAGCCTCGTGCTCGACGGCGATGCACAGATGTACGCGCAGCAGGTCGGCGCGGCCGCCGGCCTGCTCGCAACGCAGGTGCTGACCAACTATCCGATCTACACGTTCAAGCCTGAACAACTGCAATTTGCCGGCGTGAACTACGAACCCGGTACAATTACGATTCTTACAAACGGCATACGCGTGGCGATCGTCGAAAAATGA
- a CDS encoding undecaprenyl-diphosphate phosphatase produces MDWILICKALILGVVEGLTEFLPVSSTGHLIVAGSFLNFNDSHAKTFDVVIQFGAILAVCWEYRQRIASIVSGLPSRPDARRFTLNVVIATIPAIALGLLFEKKIKAVLFSPVPVAFALVVGGAIILWAEARQRERSEPPRVMSVDALTPLDALKVGIAQCFALVPGMSRSGSTIIGGMLFGLDRRVATEFSFFLAIPIIFGATLYETVKDWQAFTVDSLGLFALGLVAAFVSAFVCVRWLLRYVATHDFTVFAWYRIAFGLFVLLVGYSGWLNWA; encoded by the coding sequence ATGGACTGGATCCTGATCTGCAAGGCATTGATCCTCGGCGTCGTCGAGGGGCTGACGGAATTCCTGCCGGTGTCGAGCACCGGTCACCTGATCGTCGCGGGCAGTTTCCTGAATTTCAACGATTCGCACGCGAAGACCTTCGACGTCGTGATCCAGTTCGGCGCGATCCTCGCGGTCTGCTGGGAATACCGGCAACGGATCGCGTCCATCGTGTCCGGGCTGCCGAGCCGGCCCGATGCGCGGCGCTTCACGCTGAACGTCGTGATCGCGACGATTCCCGCGATCGCGCTCGGCCTCCTGTTCGAGAAGAAGATCAAGGCCGTGCTGTTCTCGCCGGTGCCCGTCGCGTTCGCGCTCGTCGTGGGCGGCGCGATCATCCTGTGGGCCGAGGCGCGGCAGCGCGAACGCAGCGAGCCGCCGCGCGTGATGTCGGTCGATGCGCTGACGCCGCTCGATGCGCTCAAGGTCGGCATCGCGCAGTGCTTCGCGCTGGTGCCCGGCATGTCGCGTTCGGGTTCGACGATCATCGGCGGGATGCTGTTCGGCCTCGACCGACGCGTCGCGACCGAATTCTCGTTCTTCCTCGCGATCCCGATCATCTTCGGCGCGACGCTCTATGAAACCGTCAAGGACTGGCAGGCGTTCACCGTCGATTCGCTCGGCCTGTTCGCACTCGGGCTCGTCGCGGCATTCGTCAGCGCGTTCGTGTGCGTGCGCTGGCTGCTGCGCTACGTCGCGACGCACGATTTCACGGTGTTCGCGTGGTATCGGATCGCATTCGGGCTGTTCGTGCTGCTGGTCGGTTACAGCGGCTGGCTGAACTGGGCGTGA
- the trmB gene encoding tRNA (guanosine(46)-N7)-methyltransferase TrmB, with amino-acid sequence MMHDDPNEAGLPPHDDAIPDEAADGADEVNPLHHRRIRSFVTRAGRVSTGQRRALDEFGPRFVVPYAPEMPDWNAVFGRSAPRILEIGFGMGASTAEIAAHRPGDDFLGVEVHEPGVGALLKLIGEHDLPNIRIIQHDAVEVLEHMLAPESLDGVHIFFPDPWHKARHHKRRLIQPPLVAHLASRLKPGAYIHCATDWQNYAEQMLEVLGAEPSLENTAADYAPRPDYRPVTKFERRGLRLGHGVWDLVFRKRAN; translated from the coding sequence ATGATGCACGACGATCCGAACGAAGCCGGCCTGCCGCCGCACGACGACGCCATTCCCGACGAAGCCGCCGACGGCGCCGACGAAGTCAATCCGCTGCACCACCGCCGCATCCGCAGCTTCGTCACGCGCGCAGGCCGCGTGTCGACCGGCCAGCGCCGCGCGCTCGACGAATTCGGCCCGCGCTTCGTCGTTCCGTATGCGCCGGAGATGCCCGACTGGAATGCGGTGTTCGGCCGCAGCGCGCCGCGCATCCTCGAGATCGGCTTCGGGATGGGCGCATCGACCGCGGAAATCGCCGCGCACCGCCCGGGCGACGACTTCCTCGGCGTCGAGGTGCACGAACCGGGCGTCGGCGCGCTGCTGAAGCTGATAGGCGAACACGATCTGCCGAACATCCGCATCATCCAGCACGACGCGGTCGAGGTGCTCGAGCACATGCTCGCGCCGGAAAGCCTCGACGGCGTGCACATCTTCTTCCCCGATCCGTGGCACAAGGCGCGCCACCACAAGCGCCGGCTGATCCAGCCGCCGCTCGTCGCGCATCTCGCGTCGCGCCTGAAGCCCGGCGCGTACATTCACTGCGCGACCGACTGGCAGAACTACGCGGAACAGATGCTGGAAGTGCTCGGCGCGGAACCGTCGCTCGAAAACACGGCCGCCGACTATGCGCCGCGCCCCGACTACCGCCCGGTGACGAAGTTCGAACGGCGCGGGCTGCGGCTCGGCCACGGCGTGTGGGACCTGGTGTTCCGCAAGCGCGCGAACTGA
- a CDS encoding Imm72 family immunity protein, translating to MMLNILTMTPEQEQDARAKAFYLLKKWTSFTFLEYAVGLYRDFLGAYAKQLDTPSPNQVELEEAYTHDFLGALVHMDLGIDALRRGLDKRAAYDALVIGSQQGGDLLFGRSALEIGRKYDPFFHSLGLKDTNFSDPVYATGFAEGVWIERLICYALKCTVGFGYTGMLAYGTRADGGTRVFEHWTYESMFEDAPLPAWRYWPPGRSYPAVLPPCPPKNESGTGEVYSDQEIPVEGIWEPWLSVGKVGCPSYFLKGSIAHKYLLEGTNDEQAVRWRLLWEDKRYQDGSIPAEEETYLPKFVAQPRLRALPGEPCPRAGYWQSPAVKDSVYVEAGEPMPGPQRTSWGMVVWHYSDPQPGN from the coding sequence ATGATGTTGAATATTTTGACCATGACCCCCGAGCAGGAACAGGATGCGCGAGCAAAGGCGTTTTATCTGCTCAAGAAATGGACGAGTTTCACGTTCCTGGAATACGCCGTTGGACTATATCGGGACTTTCTCGGCGCGTACGCAAAACAACTGGACACACCGAGCCCAAATCAGGTGGAGCTTGAGGAAGCCTACACACATGATTTCTTGGGGGCACTGGTGCACATGGATCTGGGCATCGATGCATTGCGCCGAGGTCTTGACAAACGAGCAGCATACGACGCGCTGGTTATAGGAAGCCAGCAAGGTGGCGACCTGTTGTTTGGACGGAGTGCGCTTGAAATCGGTCGTAAATACGATCCGTTTTTTCATTCACTGGGACTGAAGGACACCAACTTTTCGGACCCCGTGTATGCCACCGGGTTCGCGGAGGGCGTGTGGATCGAGAGATTGATTTGCTACGCGCTCAAGTGCACGGTCGGATTCGGTTATACCGGGATGCTTGCATACGGAACACGTGCGGATGGAGGAACCCGTGTTTTTGAGCATTGGACCTATGAATCCATGTTTGAAGATGCACCACTTCCGGCGTGGCGGTATTGGCCTCCCGGTCGCAGCTATCCCGCAGTGCTTCCTCCCTGCCCACCTAAGAATGAATCCGGGACCGGCGAGGTTTACAGCGATCAAGAGATTCCTGTCGAGGGTATCTGGGAGCCATGGCTTTCGGTTGGCAAGGTCGGATGTCCGAGCTACTTCCTCAAAGGTAGTATCGCCCACAAGTATCTGTTGGAAGGTACCAACGACGAACAGGCGGTGCGCTGGCGGCTGCTGTGGGAGGACAAGCGTTACCAGGATGGCAGCATTCCGGCAGAGGAGGAAACCTACCTCCCCAAGTTTGTCGCACAACCCAGGCTACGGGCGTTGCCCGGAGAGCCTTGTCCGCGCGCCGGTTATTGGCAAAGCCCTGCCGTGAAAGATTCGGTTTATGTCGAGGCTGGAGAGCCTATGCCGGGACCTCAGCGCACATCGTGGGGGATGGTCGTTTGGCATTATTCAGATCCTCAGCCGGGCAATTGA
- a CDS encoding cupin domain-containing protein — MSDFITVLRETCPTPVLDATKWKRIGGDPHTVNLNAYVSRDGSKIMGTWICTPGKFEVNYEKWEYCHFLDGYCIITPEGEESVHLKAGDVFVIEPGMKGTWEVVETVRKYFVFA, encoded by the coding sequence ATGTCCGATTTCATCACCGTTCTGCGCGAAACCTGCCCGACCCCGGTCCTTGACGCGACCAAGTGGAAGCGCATCGGCGGCGATCCGCACACCGTGAACCTCAACGCCTACGTCTCCAGGGACGGCAGCAAGATCATGGGCACCTGGATCTGCACGCCGGGCAAGTTCGAGGTGAACTACGAGAAATGGGAGTACTGCCACTTTCTCGACGGCTACTGCATCATCACGCCGGAAGGCGAGGAGTCGGTGCACCTGAAAGCCGGCGATGTGTTCGTGATCGAACCCGGCATGAAAGGGACCTGGGAAGTGGTGGAGACGGTGCGCAAGTACTTCGTCTTCGCCTGA
- a CDS encoding LysE family transporter has protein sequence MTAIGPAAGARAPFAIGAMTASLAWFLMLAYGARACRAWFARVLAWRVLDFFVAVMMLGFAVRFAIDAL, from the coding sequence TTGACCGCGATCGGGCCGGCCGCCGGTGCGCGAGCGCCGTTTGCGATCGGCGCGATGACGGCCTCGCTCGCGTGGTTCCTGATGCTCGCCTATGGCGCGCGCGCGTGCCGTGCATGGTTCGCTCGTGTGCTCGCTTGGCGTGTACTCGATTTTTTCGTCGCGGTGATGATGCTCGGCTTCGCGGTTCGTTTCGCGATCGACGCGCTTTAG
- a CDS encoding LysR substrate-binding domain-containing protein, with protein MDLRQLRYFVKVVECGNVTHASEALHVAQPAVSQQMRNLEQDLGMQLLERSVRGVAPTAAGRTLYQHALELLRQADGTRELLRRDADTPQGRVTVGMPSSTARVLAIPLARAVRDRYPGIMLELIEAPSADLDTLLERTRLDLAIVVDAVDTRGIAIHRLLTETLYLITWPEFPVQGDPVPLDAIARMPLVLPSAPNTIRNRVDWAMREAGLSYEISFEASSTGLLFAAVMAQLGVTILPWTAAHVEIEERKLKLSTVAHRLFARDLSLCWHDTALVSNAVQKVKAEIVRLFDTLGRRPEWADGDAGRV; from the coding sequence ATGGACTTGAGACAGTTGCGCTATTTCGTGAAGGTCGTCGAATGCGGCAACGTCACGCATGCGAGCGAGGCGCTGCATGTCGCGCAGCCGGCGGTGAGCCAGCAGATGCGCAATCTCGAACAGGATCTCGGGATGCAACTGCTCGAACGGAGCGTGCGCGGCGTCGCGCCGACCGCCGCCGGCCGCACGCTGTACCAGCACGCGCTCGAACTGCTGCGCCAGGCCGACGGCACGCGCGAGCTGCTGCGCCGCGACGCCGATACGCCGCAGGGCCGCGTGACGGTCGGGATGCCGTCGAGCACCGCGCGCGTGCTGGCCATCCCGCTCGCGCGCGCGGTGCGCGACCGCTATCCGGGCATCATGCTGGAGCTGATCGAGGCGCCGAGCGCCGATCTCGACACGCTGCTCGAACGCACTCGGCTCGATCTCGCGATCGTCGTCGACGCGGTCGACACGCGCGGCATCGCGATCCACCGGCTGCTGACGGAAACGCTGTACCTGATCACGTGGCCCGAGTTTCCGGTGCAGGGCGATCCCGTACCGCTCGACGCGATCGCGCGAATGCCGCTCGTGCTGCCGAGCGCGCCGAACACGATCCGCAACCGCGTCGACTGGGCAATGCGCGAGGCCGGGCTGTCGTACGAGATCAGCTTCGAGGCGAGCTCGACCGGGCTGCTGTTCGCAGCCGTGATGGCGCAGCTCGGCGTGACGATCCTGCCGTGGACGGCCGCGCACGTCGAGATCGAGGAACGCAAGCTCAAGCTGTCGACGGTCGCGCACCGGCTGTTCGCGCGCGACCTGTCGCTGTGCTGGCACGATACGGCGCTCGTCAGCAACGCGGTGCAGAAGGTGAAGGCCGAGATCGTGCGGCTGTTCGATACGCTCGGGCGACGGCCCGAGTGGGCGGACGGCGATGCCGGCCGCGTGTGA
- a CDS encoding MFS transporter, giving the protein MFKAIDASAAGVKPRRTPLTREQVKGFWAVYAGWVLDGVDSVIYALVLIPALTELLPASGIAATPANLGMYGSILFALFLIGWGLSFIWGPLADRFGRVRTLAASILIYSVFTGAAAFVHDVWALAACRLLAGIGVGGEWALAGTYVAESWPEDRRKMGAGYLQTGYYFGFFIAACLNYTIGATYGWRAMFLCGLAPALLAVFTVMRVKEPGQWRRHDARDGDVADARRAHPLREIFAPALLRRTLTSASLVGVAIVGLWAGSVYEASAVSTLAARAGIDHIGAMRLASIGAAILSCATIAGCLVAPWLSERLGRRTALGVYFAGMAGAIVFAFGWAFYQPNGLTAFMVSLAFLGFFGGNFAIFSLWLPEQYPTRVRATAFAFNASAGRFIGAGVNFLLGAAIHGYGSLGVPVAWTAAVFVLGILILPFAVETRHQTLPE; this is encoded by the coding sequence ATGTTCAAGGCGATCGACGCGTCGGCGGCCGGCGTGAAGCCGCGGCGCACGCCGCTCACGCGCGAGCAGGTCAAGGGCTTCTGGGCCGTGTATGCGGGCTGGGTGCTCGACGGCGTGGACTCGGTGATCTACGCGCTCGTGCTGATTCCCGCACTGACCGAATTGCTGCCGGCATCCGGCATCGCGGCGACGCCCGCGAATCTCGGCATGTATGGCTCGATCCTGTTCGCACTGTTCCTGATTGGCTGGGGGCTGTCGTTCATCTGGGGGCCGCTGGCCGATCGTTTCGGCCGCGTGCGCACGCTCGCGGCGAGCATCCTGATCTATTCGGTGTTCACGGGCGCGGCCGCGTTCGTGCACGACGTGTGGGCGCTGGCCGCGTGCCGGCTGCTCGCCGGGATCGGCGTCGGCGGCGAATGGGCGCTTGCGGGCACCTACGTCGCCGAGAGCTGGCCGGAAGACCGCCGCAAGATGGGCGCCGGCTACCTGCAGACGGGCTACTACTTCGGCTTCTTCATCGCGGCCTGCCTGAACTATACGATCGGTGCGACCTACGGCTGGCGCGCGATGTTCCTGTGCGGGCTCGCTCCCGCGCTGCTCGCGGTGTTCACCGTGATGCGCGTGAAGGAGCCGGGGCAGTGGCGCCGGCACGATGCGCGCGACGGCGACGTGGCCGACGCGCGGCGCGCGCATCCGCTGCGCGAGATCTTCGCGCCGGCCCTCCTGCGCCGCACGCTGACGAGCGCGAGCCTGGTCGGCGTCGCGATCGTCGGGCTGTGGGCCGGCTCGGTCTACGAGGCGAGCGCGGTCAGCACGCTGGCGGCGCGCGCGGGCATCGATCACATCGGCGCGATGCGGCTCGCGTCGATCGGCGCGGCGATCCTGTCGTGCGCGACGATCGCCGGCTGCCTGGTCGCGCCGTGGCTCTCGGAACGGCTCGGCCGGCGTACCGCGCTCGGCGTGTATTTCGCGGGCATGGCCGGTGCGATCGTCTTCGCGTTCGGCTGGGCGTTCTACCAGCCGAACGGGCTCACGGCATTCATGGTGTCGCTCGCGTTCCTCGGTTTCTTCGGCGGCAACTTCGCGATCTTCTCGCTGTGGCTGCCCGAGCAGTATCCGACGCGCGTGCGGGCGACCGCGTTCGCGTTCAACGCGTCGGCTGGCCGCTTCATCGGCGCGGGCGTGAACTTCCTGCTCGGCGCCGCGATTCACGGCTACGGTTCGCTCGGCGTGCCGGTCGCATGGACAGCGGCCGTGTTCGTGCTCGGCATCCTGATCCTGCCGTTCGCGGTCGAAACGCGCCACCAGACGCTACCCGAATGA
- a CDS encoding CaiB/BaiF CoA transferase family protein, translated as MQALKGIRVVDLSRALSGPFCSMVLADLGADVIKVESGPNGDMSRAWGPFDRGVSTYYLSCNRNKRGICVDFRQPAGLDVVRRLIAQADVVIENFKAGTMDAMGLGYDALSARDPRLVMGSVTAFGPRGPLRDWPGFDQIAQGYAGLMSLTGFPDGEPTRTGTAIGDLSSGMWVATGVMAALFERERTGRGQHVGTSLLESLVALLSVHGQRYLSLGDVPRRTGNAHAVIAPYGVFETADGPLNLAPITTDMWLRLCQLLDLPELPSDPRFATNDARVEHRDALKALLESRLRTRGKREWTQRFVEAGLPAGPINTLDEVFDDPQLAHCGLVEPVAHPTLGMLRQVVTPLGGMGDDVPAPRTRHAPPLLGEHTVDVLREAGYGDDAIDALLAERAIFQAEAVAEAVQ; from the coding sequence ATGCAGGCATTAAAAGGAATCAGGGTCGTCGATCTGAGTCGCGCGCTGTCGGGGCCGTTCTGCTCGATGGTGCTCGCCGATCTCGGCGCCGACGTGATCAAGGTCGAGTCGGGGCCGAACGGCGACATGAGCCGCGCATGGGGGCCGTTCGATCGCGGCGTGAGCACCTACTACCTGTCCTGCAACCGCAACAAGCGCGGCATCTGCGTGGATTTCCGGCAACCGGCCGGCCTCGACGTCGTGCGGCGGCTGATCGCGCAGGCCGACGTCGTGATCGAGAATTTCAAGGCCGGCACGATGGACGCGATGGGGCTCGGCTATGACGCGCTGAGTGCGCGCGATCCGCGGCTCGTGATGGGCAGCGTCACCGCGTTCGGCCCGCGCGGCCCGTTGCGCGACTGGCCGGGTTTCGACCAGATCGCGCAGGGCTATGCGGGGCTGATGAGCCTGACCGGCTTCCCCGATGGCGAGCCGACCCGCACGGGCACCGCGATCGGCGATCTCAGCTCGGGGATGTGGGTCGCGACCGGCGTGATGGCCGCGCTGTTCGAACGCGAGCGCACGGGGCGCGGCCAGCATGTCGGCACGTCGCTGCTCGAAAGCCTCGTCGCGCTGCTGAGCGTGCACGGGCAACGCTATCTGAGCCTCGGCGACGTACCGCGCCGCACCGGCAATGCGCATGCGGTGATCGCGCCGTACGGCGTGTTCGAGACGGCCGATGGGCCGCTCAACCTCGCGCCGATCACGACCGACATGTGGTTGCGGCTGTGCCAGTTGCTGGACCTGCCCGAGCTGCCGAGCGATCCGCGCTTCGCGACCAACGATGCGCGCGTCGAGCACCGCGACGCGCTGAAAGCCTTGCTCGAAAGCCGGCTGCGCACGCGCGGCAAGCGCGAATGGACGCAGCGTTTCGTCGAGGCCGGGCTGCCGGCCGGGCCGATCAATACGCTCGACGAAGTGTTCGACGATCCGCAGCTCGCGCATTGCGGGCTGGTCGAACCGGTTGCGCATCCGACGCTCGGCATGCTGCGTCAGGTCGTCACGCCGCTCGGCGGGATGGGCGACGACGTGCCGGCGCCGCGCACGCGCCATGCGCCGCCGCTGCTCGGCGAGCATACGGTCGACGTGCTGCGCGAAGCGGGCTACGGCGACGACGCGATCGACGCGCTGCTGGCCGAACGCGCGATCTTCCAGGCGGAAGCGGTGGCGGAGGCCGTGCAATGA